A portion of the Deinococcus apachensis DSM 19763 genome contains these proteins:
- a CDS encoding tyrosine-type recombinase/integrase, with the protein MTKPSGLALQLASKWSSSENRRREGLRAAHAQDAEALVDLTTTYMRLKSSRKGRTSELTLKAYAESIRQFLAFTGPPEAPSRALNQLMAEDFEVWLLHMQEAGLKPNTVKRHLYGARNLMKALVWANVLKADPSAGVSPPSDPTPAHAKKRALTQAQIRELLVLPAELHAQDGLRASRDMLLLVLGGTLGLRAAEIVGLAVADVDLTGESLTVRGKGGKARVVPLPATVKAVLGRWLVARRAVTADGEGPALLVSLSGVNYGGRLSTDGARFIAHTYYRHLGLPPELWGLHTLRRTAGTHLYRATRDLHVVADLLGHASVTTSAIYAKMDVDVRREAVEAMERLRAGEE; encoded by the coding sequence ATGACGAAACCTTCGGGCCTGGCCCTGCAACTGGCGAGCAAGTGGAGCAGTTCCGAGAACCGGCGTCGCGAGGGGTTGCGGGCCGCGCACGCGCAGGATGCTGAGGCGTTGGTCGATCTCACGACAACGTATATGCGGCTCAAGTCCAGCCGCAAGGGCCGCACGAGCGAGCTGACGTTGAAGGCCTACGCCGAATCGATCCGGCAGTTCCTGGCGTTTACCGGGCCGCCCGAGGCTCCCAGCCGCGCCCTCAATCAGCTCATGGCCGAGGATTTCGAGGTCTGGCTGCTGCACATGCAGGAGGCCGGGCTGAAGCCGAACACCGTCAAACGCCACCTGTACGGGGCGCGCAACCTGATGAAGGCCCTGGTCTGGGCGAACGTCTTGAAAGCGGACCCGAGCGCGGGGGTATCCCCGCCTTCCGATCCCACACCCGCCCACGCGAAAAAGCGTGCGCTGACGCAGGCGCAAATCCGCGAGTTGCTGGTTCTACCCGCGGAACTCCACGCCCAGGACGGGCTGCGGGCCAGCCGCGATATGCTCCTGCTGGTGCTGGGGGGCACGCTGGGCCTGCGGGCGGCAGAGATCGTGGGGCTGGCCGTGGCCGACGTGGACCTGACCGGGGAGTCACTGACCGTGCGGGGTAAAGGCGGCAAGGCGCGGGTCGTCCCGCTGCCCGCCACGGTGAAGGCGGTACTGGGGCGCTGGCTGGTGGCCCGCCGCGCGGTGACGGCGGACGGGGAGGGACCTGCCCTCCTCGTGTCCCTGTCGGGTGTGAATTACGGGGGGCGCCTCTCGACGGACGGGGCGCGGTTCATCGCCCACACCTACTACCGCCACCTCGGCCTGCCCCCCGAGCTGTGGGGCCTGCACACGCTGCGGCGCACCGCGGGCACGCACCTGTACCGGGCCACCCGCGACCTGCATGTCGTTGCCGACCTGCTGGGCCACGCCTCGGTCACGACGAGCGCGATCTACGCGAAGATGGACGTGGACGTGCGCCGCGAGGCCGTGGAGGCGATGGAGCGGCTGCGGGCTGGGGAGGAGTAG
- the lnt gene encoding apolipoprotein N-acyltransferase, translating into MRLPPPLIAAFLGVLLAACGLPLPWSFLSYLPLAGLLLFVSGGASPREVAGRMWWSGTAYSAVHLWWLTAFLAKLFGTPALGVLAFALFALEGAFLALMAWLAARLVRSREARVWALAGGWVLLEWLRFLGPLAFPWPTLGYTLLPTPAIQIADLGGVLLGSVLMTATAAALVSFWWGRRSPLVLLSALWVGALAYGVTRMPGTGPIQPMLVLRTTFDSFGRATRQLTPEEQLEVQRRLSASRAPGELVVWSETALTSIEVPARLPEFPGPGISGLGTFQPRQNAVVSVDASGRVVSLDLKARLVPFGEYFPLYQALRPAYGVIEGAIGFELPVLTAAQQIAPLRLGSSLYGAYVCYDSVFPWVARQLVGKGAKLLVNPSNDGWYEGWGVQQHFLMGRVRAIETRRWLVRSVNEGVAAAVNDLGEPVQTLSAGEGALYVRPRLLGGQTVYTRLGDLPALLLAALMLFYALRLDRRER; encoded by the coding sequence GTGCGTCTGCCGCCCCCCCTGATCGCCGCCTTCCTCGGGGTCCTGCTCGCCGCCTGCGGCCTGCCGCTTCCCTGGAGTTTCCTGTCGTACCTGCCGCTCGCGGGGCTGCTGCTGTTCGTCTCGGGCGGCGCCTCGCCCCGTGAGGTCGCCGGGCGGATGTGGTGGTCGGGCACCGCTTACAGCGCCGTCCACCTGTGGTGGCTCACCGCCTTTCTCGCCAAGCTGTTCGGCACCCCCGCCTTAGGGGTCCTCGCCTTCGCCCTCTTCGCGTTGGAAGGGGCCTTCCTGGCGCTGATGGCCTGGCTCGCCGCGAGACTCGTCCGTTCGCGCGAGGCCCGGGTCTGGGCGCTGGCGGGCGGCTGGGTACTCCTGGAATGGCTGCGTTTCCTCGGGCCGCTCGCCTTTCCCTGGCCCACCCTGGGCTACACCCTCCTGCCCACCCCCGCCATCCAGATTGCCGACCTGGGCGGGGTGCTGCTGGGCAGCGTGCTCATGACCGCCACCGCCGCCGCGCTGGTGTCGTTCTGGTGGGGGAGACGCTCCCCCCTCGTCCTGCTCTCAGCCCTGTGGGTGGGTGCGCTGGCGTACGGAGTGACACGGATGCCGGGAACGGGACCCATTCAGCCCATGCTGGTGCTGCGGACCACCTTCGACTCGTTCGGGCGGGCGACCCGCCAGCTCACGCCTGAGGAGCAGCTCGAGGTTCAGCGCAGGCTCAGCGCCTCCCGCGCGCCCGGGGAACTCGTCGTCTGGAGCGAAACCGCCCTGACGAGCATCGAGGTGCCTGCCCGCCTCCCGGAGTTCCCCGGCCCGGGCATCAGCGGTCTGGGAACTTTCCAGCCCCGCCAGAACGCAGTGGTCAGCGTCGACGCCTCGGGCCGGGTCGTCAGCCTGGACCTCAAGGCCCGGCTGGTGCCGTTCGGCGAGTATTTCCCGCTGTATCAGGCCTTGAGGCCCGCCTACGGGGTGATCGAGGGGGCCATCGGCTTCGAGTTGCCTGTCCTCACCGCCGCCCAACAGATTGCCCCCCTGCGCCTCGGCAGCTCCCTCTACGGTGCCTACGTCTGCTATGACAGCGTCTTTCCCTGGGTCGCCCGGCAACTCGTGGGGAAAGGGGCCAAGCTTCTCGTTAACCCCAGCAACGATGGCTGGTACGAGGGCTGGGGCGTCCAGCAGCACTTCCTGATGGGCCGGGTGCGCGCCATCGAGACCCGGCGCTGGCTGGTCCGCAGCGTGAACGAGGGCGTGGCCGCCGCCGTGAACGACCTCGGCGAACCGGTCCAGACTTTGAGCGCTGGGGAGGGCGCCCTCTACGTCCGCCCCCGCCTGCTGGGCGGGCAGACCGTCTACACCCGGCTCGGCGACCTACCCGCCCTGCTCCTCGCGGCCCTGATGCTCTTCTATGCGCTGCGGCTCGACCGGAGGGAACGTTAA
- a CDS encoding diacylglycerol/lipid kinase family protein produces the protein MTGQTTPPGAENVTSPDGGSSLAGTRVLIVFNPRSGQGESTLPDFVGRLQAEGAEVTERELQPDTPMPQYVADLKDYDVLVGAGGDGTVSSLAYAARYGDVPLLAYPAGTANLIAQNLGLPRDPVALADILAGGHTVRVDLGEVEVKGEKSGFAMLAGAGADAAMIRDSEELKERFGAMAYVLSAMKQLSPKKTTFHLVLDGEPREFEGIGVMVANFGMANYRLPITSDISPSDGRFTVVLLKAGNILRLVPNLIDSFRVKLNLGDPLFSGNLETLEAKTVTVDADEPFPLQYDGELHVETTPFTASILPGAIRFLTPVRKADLDT, from the coding sequence ATGACCGGTCAAACCACCCCCCCTGGTGCGGAAAATGTCACATCCCCGGACGGGGGCTCAAGCCTGGCGGGCACACGCGTGCTGATCGTCTTCAATCCCCGCAGCGGCCAGGGGGAGAGCACGTTGCCGGACTTCGTCGGTCGGTTGCAGGCCGAAGGCGCCGAGGTCACCGAACGCGAACTCCAGCCCGACACCCCCATGCCGCAATACGTCGCCGACCTCAAGGACTACGACGTTCTCGTCGGGGCGGGGGGGGACGGCACCGTGAGCAGCCTGGCCTACGCCGCCCGCTATGGAGACGTGCCACTCCTCGCCTACCCGGCAGGCACGGCCAACCTGATCGCGCAAAACCTCGGCCTGCCCCGGGACCCGGTCGCGCTCGCCGACATCCTCGCGGGCGGCCACACCGTGCGGGTGGACCTGGGCGAGGTCGAGGTCAAGGGCGAGAAGAGCGGCTTTGCCATGCTCGCCGGGGCGGGCGCGGACGCCGCCATGATCCGCGACTCCGAGGAACTCAAGGAGAGATTTGGCGCGATGGCCTACGTCCTGAGCGCGATGAAGCAGCTCAGCCCCAAAAAGACCACCTTTCACCTTGTCCTCGACGGCGAGCCCCGGGAGTTCGAGGGCATCGGCGTGATGGTGGCGAACTTCGGCATGGCGAACTACCGCCTGCCCATCACCAGCGACATCAGCCCGTCGGACGGCCGCTTCACTGTCGTCCTGCTCAAGGCCGGGAACATCCTGCGCCTGGTGCCCAACCTGATCGATTCCTTCCGGGTCAAGCTCAACCTGGGCGACCCGCTGTTCAGCGGCAACCTGGAGACGCTGGAGGCCAAGACCGTCACCGTGGACGCCGACGAACCCTTTCCCCTGCAGTACGACGGCGAACTGCACGTGGAGACCACGCCCTTCACCGCCAGCATCCTGCCCGGCGCGATCCGCTTCCTGACACCGGTGAGAAAGGCCGATCTGGACACCTGA
- a CDS encoding aminotransferase class V-fold PLP-dependent enzyme → MLEDCPGSFPDHILLTPGPTPIHPRAQRALLRGMLGHMDPEVFALNGEIQADLRALYGTAPETFTALLAGTGSLGMEAGFANLVEPGDEVLVCVNGSFGRRMAEMAGRYGARVRLVEAPLGQPIEPAAVAANLGGARLVAVVHGETSTGVLNPVPEIAEIVRGSGALLTVDAVTTAGMEPFHMDAWGIDYVYTGAQKCLSAPPGVAPVAISERAFARYAARRTPTPLWYCDFGGLRDYWEEHTYHHTVPVNLHYALHAALEAALEEGLTVRQTRVQEVGEAVLAALTPLGFAPYVENPAARLPTVLALLLPAGFDDAGVRSALREREISVTGGLGPTAGLIWRLGLMGEAARPAPYRALLAALEALLNERGLVDRFDRALGAVPA, encoded by the coding sequence ATGCTCGAGGACTGCCCCGGCTCCTTCCCGGACCATATCCTGCTGACGCCCGGACCCACGCCAATCCATCCCCGCGCCCAGCGGGCGCTGCTGCGCGGCATGCTCGGTCACATGGACCCCGAGGTGTTCGCCCTGAACGGGGAGATCCAGGCGGACCTGCGAGCGCTGTACGGTACGGCTCCGGAAACCTTCACCGCGTTGCTGGCAGGCACCGGCAGCCTGGGGATGGAGGCGGGGTTCGCCAACCTCGTCGAGCCGGGCGACGAGGTGCTGGTGTGCGTGAACGGGTCCTTCGGGCGGCGTATGGCGGAGATGGCGGGGCGTTACGGCGCGCGGGTCCGTCTGGTGGAGGCGCCACTCGGGCAGCCCATCGAACCGGCCGCTGTGGCCGCGAACCTCGGCGGCGCGCGGCTCGTCGCCGTGGTCCACGGGGAGACGAGTACCGGCGTGCTCAACCCGGTGCCTGAAATTGCGGAGATCGTGCGCGGGAGCGGCGCCCTCCTGACCGTGGATGCGGTGACCACGGCCGGGATGGAGCCCTTCCACATGGATGCCTGGGGGATCGACTACGTATACACCGGCGCGCAGAAGTGCCTCTCGGCCCCCCCCGGCGTCGCCCCGGTGGCGATCAGTGAGCGGGCCTTTGCCCGGTATGCGGCCCGGCGCACCCCCACGCCCCTGTGGTACTGCGACTTCGGTGGGCTGCGCGACTACTGGGAGGAACACACCTACCACCACACCGTGCCCGTCAACCTGCACTACGCCCTGCACGCCGCCCTGGAGGCCGCCCTGGAGGAGGGCCTGACCGTCCGCCAGACCCGGGTGCAGGAGGTCGGGGAGGCCGTGCTCGCAGCGCTGACCCCGCTGGGCTTCGCGCCCTACGTGGAGAACCCCGCCGCGCGGCTGCCCACCGTCCTCGCCCTGCTGCTGCCCGCAGGCTTCGACGACGCCGGGGTCCGCTCCGCCCTACGCGAGCGCGAGATCAGCGTGACGGGCGGCCTGGGTCCCACCGCCGGGCTGATCTGGCGCCTGGGCCTGATGGGGGAGGCCGCGCGCCCCGCCCCCTACCGCGCCCTGCTCGCCGCCCTGGAAGCGTTGCTGAACGAGCGGGGCCTGGTGGACCGCTTCGACCGGGCGCTGGGAGCAGTGCCTGCCTGA
- a CDS encoding IPT/TIG domain-containing protein, whose translation MVRFFFASLLFMGALASCAPRQQAAPGVTVTPVLIKLSEPAARGGILTIQGRYLGGPSTGRVRLGANESGEGGYVFPASAVRSWTGSEIVLTIPADAPVGGSWLFVEVGGRQSTGLPYSVRQ comes from the coding sequence ATGGTGCGTTTCTTCTTTGCTTCTTTACTGTTCATGGGTGCCCTGGCGTCCTGCGCGCCGCGTCAGCAGGCCGCGCCGGGCGTGACCGTCACCCCCGTGCTGATCAAGCTGTCCGAACCGGCGGCGCGGGGCGGCATCCTCACCATCCAGGGGCGCTACCTGGGCGGGCCGTCCACGGGGCGGGTGCGGCTGGGCGCGAACGAGTCGGGCGAGGGCGGCTACGTGTTCCCCGCCTCGGCGGTGCGCTCTTGGACCGGCAGCGAGATCGTCCTGACCATTCCGGCGGACGCCCCGGTCGGCGGCTCCTGGCTGTTCGTGGAGGTCGGCGGACGCCAGTCCACCGGGCTGCCCTACAGCGTGCGGCAGTAA
- a CDS encoding metallophosphoesterase family protein: MRLAFISDLHGNIHALTAVKRFLSENVVNGVVVVGDLVGYGASPGPVIDFVRREGWQTGLGSSDLRVALELGGNPARGGVADQILEWTRKVLSAEQRDFLRRLPPGGRLMTPVGRVRFFHGSPHAPEQRLDLMAPERELEDLAETLGSRVIVVGGSHVPFVRVVGETTFVDPGSVGLSLNSEPGADVALVDCVGRRPRVTLHKVPYDYASSAFDILAWNLPPVVADVIRTGRMG; this comes from the coding sequence TTGAGACTGGCGTTTATCAGTGACCTCCACGGCAATATCCACGCGCTGACGGCCGTCAAGCGCTTCCTTTCCGAGAACGTGGTGAATGGAGTCGTCGTGGTCGGCGATCTGGTCGGCTACGGGGCCTCGCCGGGACCCGTGATCGACTTCGTGCGCCGCGAGGGCTGGCAGACGGGCCTGGGCTCCAGCGACCTGCGGGTGGCGCTGGAACTGGGGGGGAACCCCGCGCGCGGGGGCGTCGCGGACCAGATTCTGGAGTGGACGCGCAAGGTGCTCTCGGCCGAGCAGCGCGACTTCCTGCGCCGCTTGCCCCCCGGCGGCCGCCTGATGACCCCGGTGGGGCGCGTGCGTTTCTTCCACGGCTCGCCCCACGCGCCCGAGCAGCGGCTGGACCTTATGGCCCCCGAGCGCGAGCTGGAGGACCTGGCGGAGACGCTGGGGTCCCGGGTGATCGTGGTGGGCGGCTCGCACGTCCCGTTCGTGCGGGTGGTCGGCGAGACAACCTTCGTGGACCCCGGCTCGGTCGGGCTGAGCCTGAACAGCGAGCCGGGGGCGGACGTGGCCCTGGTGGACTGCGTGGGGCGGCGGCCCAGGGTCACCCTGCACAAGGTGCCCTACGACTACGCCTCCTCCGCCTTCGACATCCTGGCGTGGAACCTGCCGCCGGTGGTCGCGGACGTGATTCGCACCGGGCGGATGGGGTAA
- a CDS encoding HNH endonuclease signature motif containing protein — MAKKILSANTCAYCLGHLELFGSAVDHVAPLSRGGPHILQNLTDACEPYNRAKGDPLVSEFRERLTGVARHLPPS; from the coding sequence TTGGCGAAAAAGATTCTCTCCGCAAACACCTGCGCCTACTGCCTCGGCCACCTGGAACTCTTCGGCTCCGCGGTGGACCACGTTGCCCCGCTCTCCCGTGGAGGCCCGCATATATTGCAGAACCTCACCGACGCCTGTGAGCCGTATAACCGCGCCAAGGGTGATCCGCTCGTGAGCGAATTCCGCGAACGGCTCACCGGAGTCGCCCGCCATTTGCCCCCCTCCTGA